In Campylobacter sp. RM16187, the DNA window TAACGCCGATACGCCGACTGCGATATTTGAAACGGCGATTATCCAATGGGCGATTTTGAAATTTAACGGCATGGACGAGAGCTCGCAGTTTAACGATCTTTACGAAGCCTTAAAGGAAAATTTCAAGCGTCTTGTAACGCTTAGCGAGGATACAAGCGAATTTAACAAGCTCTATGAGGGCTGGAAAATTCTGTTTAGCTCTATTGCCGGCAGTATCGAGGATGAGCAGAGCGTAAAACTACTTGAGTATATCGCTAAAGAGGCCGGGTTTTATACTGATTTTGCCTATGTTGATGAGGTTGAGTTTAGCGACGAAGAGGGCATCTTCAAATGCGGTGAAAATTATGAATACTGGTTTAAGCTTGTTCCCTGGGAAGATATTGCCGTGCAGGAGGGTGAACTCGCACTTATTCTTAAAAATATAATGGCAAATCAAAGAGCCATCATATTAAATCCTGCCTATACGCTGATGTTTCAAAGCAAGGGTATTTTAAAAATTCTTTGGGATCTTTATCCAAATCATCCGCTTTTGCTCGAGGCTTCAGACAAGCCGTTAGCTAACAAAAAATGCGTTAAAAAGCCCATATTTGGGCGCGAAGGAGCAAACGTTAGCATTATAGAGTCTAACGGAACCGTTAGCGTTAGCAGTGATGGCGAATACGGTGCAAACAGAGCCGTATATCAAGAATTTTACGAATTTAATAAAGACGAAAGAGGTGATAGCTATCAGGCTGGAGTCTTTTTTGCCTATGAGGCTTGCGCGCTTGGATACAGAAAAGGCGGAGAAATTTTAAATAACGCTTCAAAATTCGTAGGACACTACATAAAGGGGTAAACATGAAAATAGTCTGCCTTGATGCTTCAACTTTAGGAAGTGATGTTAGCCTTGATGTTTTTGCTAAATTTGGAGAATTTGTAAGCTATGATAAGACTGATAAAAGCGAAACTATAGAGCGTTTAAAGGGCGCTGATGTCGTGATAACTAACAAGGTTATTATTGGCCGTGACGTTATGGACGCGACAAATTTAAAGCTGGTTTGCATAAGCGCAACAGGTATGAACAATGTCGATCTAGACTATGCAAAAGCTAAAAATATAGCCGTTAAAAACGTCGCAGGCTACTCGACTAACAGCGTTGCACAGCATACTTTTGCTTGTTTGTTAGCGTTAGTAAATCGCATTAAATTTTACGATGATTATGTGCAAAGCGGCGAGTGGGTAAAGAGCGAAATTTTTACGAATTTAGATAGATCTATCGGCGAGATAAGCGGTAAGAATTTCGGCATCATCGGACTTGGTGAGATAGGACGAAGCGTGGCTAGGATAGCTGTGGCTTTTGGTGCAAACGTAAGTTACTACTCAACAAGCGGAGCAAACGATAACGCCGAGTTTAAAAGGCAAAATTTAGACGAGCTTTTAA includes these proteins:
- a CDS encoding glutathionylspermidine synthase family protein; this encodes MLNLKKVKPLDKAFLESIGFAWHTDSDDSSYIADELVEVSEQEAEAYYEAANELYDMFVTAGQHIIDSNLFHEVGIPFNLVDMVKESWENEVHWHLYGRFDLAGGLNGKPIKLIEFNADTPTAIFETAIIQWAILKFNGMDESSQFNDLYEALKENFKRLVTLSEDTSEFNKLYEGWKILFSSIAGSIEDEQSVKLLEYIAKEAGFYTDFAYVDEVEFSDEEGIFKCGENYEYWFKLVPWEDIAVQEGELALILKNIMANQRAIILNPAYTLMFQSKGILKILWDLYPNHPLLLEASDKPLANKKCVKKPIFGREGANVSIIESNGTVSVSSDGEYGANRAVYQEFYEFNKDERGDSYQAGVFFAYEACALGYRKGGEILNNASKFVGHYIKG
- a CDS encoding D-2-hydroxyacid dehydrogenase, with the translated sequence MKIVCLDASTLGSDVSLDVFAKFGEFVSYDKTDKSETIERLKGADVVITNKVIIGRDVMDATNLKLVCISATGMNNVDLDYAKAKNIAVKNVAGYSTNSVAQHTFACLLALVNRIKFYDDYVQSGEWVKSEIFTNLDRSIGEISGKNFGIIGLGEIGRSVARIAVAFGANVSYYSTSGANDNAEFKRQNLDELLKSCDIVSIHAPLNEKTRNLISSKELNLMKEGAVLMNFGRGGIVDESALAKAIDERNLMACVDVLESEPMRENHPLLNIKNKENLIITPHVAWASKEAREKLINLIVKNIENFIKES